A single window of Paracoccus albus DNA harbors:
- a CDS encoding SDR family NAD(P)-dependent oxidoreductase, translated as MTKTVLITGAANGIGLASARAFAASGYNLVLTDLNEELCRERAAEIDADAITLCVDVRDKASILAAFDAGGAKFGGIDKVHANAGVSSMKPALDLSEEDWDFNFDINAKGVFLTNQVAVGHFLDRGLKGVIVNTASLAAKVGAPLLAHYSASKFAVIGWTQALAREHAKDGIRVNAVCPGFVRTPMQDREIEWEASLLGTTPDKVLQSYIDQTPLGRLETPEDVADVVVFLASDGARFMTGQGVNVTGGVYMT; from the coding sequence ATGACAAAAACAGTCTTGATCACCGGTGCCGCCAATGGAATTGGCCTCGCCTCTGCCCGCGCATTTGCTGCAAGCGGTTACAACCTTGTGCTGACCGACCTCAACGAAGAGCTTTGCCGTGAACGCGCGGCAGAGATTGATGCTGATGCAATTACGCTTTGTGTCGATGTCCGGGACAAGGCCAGCATTCTGGCGGCATTTGACGCGGGCGGTGCGAAGTTCGGCGGAATTGATAAGGTACACGCAAATGCCGGCGTTTCGTCGATGAAGCCGGCGCTGGACTTGTCCGAAGAGGATTGGGATTTCAATTTCGATATCAATGCGAAAGGCGTGTTTCTGACCAATCAGGTCGCTGTGGGCCATTTCCTTGACCGCGGACTTAAGGGCGTCATCGTGAATACGGCCTCGCTTGCAGCCAAGGTCGGGGCCCCCTTGCTGGCGCATTACTCCGCGTCGAAATTTGCGGTGATCGGCTGGACACAGGCATTGGCGCGTGAACATGCAAAGGACGGTATCCGCGTAAACGCGGTCTGCCCCGGTTTCGTGCGCACCCCGATGCAGGATCGTGAGATCGAATGGGAGGCAAGCCTGCTTGGCACGACGCCGGACAAGGTGCTGCAATCTTATATCGATCAGACGCCCCTTGGCCGGCTGGAGACGCCGGAGGATGTGGCCGACGTCGTGGTCTTCCTTGCTTCCGATGGCGCAAGGTTTATGACCGGCCAGGGCGTCAATGTCACGGGCGGCGTCTATATGACCTGA
- a CDS encoding ABC transporter substrate-binding protein, which yields MNTKHASLATRRVALGILGAASVALAMGSAAFAQDLKGEGEVVVAHWGGIDGAAVESLLPRFTEETGIDVVGVEVGDADYGPKLVLQQRTGNAEWDVALGMLVDHFSAVDQDGMFAGLDTSKWDPDVVSAYMDAGLMGENWAAGPSEGLWLLYGPALDDNPPTSWADFFDLEKYPGNRAMSAGGAGILANLQYALIADGVSPDELYPLDVDRALAKLSTIRDNLVLWEASPKGIEALVAGDVVMDWAFGPSVFRALDADQPVRLAIEGLQTAVDRTRDAVLANGANQENAQIFLTWWKQPEIQAAYAEATKGGLIVPIDAVIEKVDPALQDSLPFSSQYGDDAFFFLDDPWYNEIDPDTGKTNLDGVIAAFTAWRIGL from the coding sequence ATGAATACCAAGCACGCATCGCTTGCCACAAGAAGGGTCGCCCTGGGCATTCTCGGCGCGGCCAGTGTGGCCCTTGCAATGGGCAGCGCTGCTTTCGCGCAGGATCTCAAAGGTGAGGGTGAGGTCGTGGTGGCACATTGGGGCGGCATCGACGGTGCCGCGGTCGAATCGCTGCTGCCGCGCTTCACGGAAGAAACAGGTATCGATGTCGTCGGCGTTGAGGTGGGCGACGCCGACTATGGTCCCAAACTTGTTCTTCAGCAGCGCACCGGCAATGCCGAATGGGACGTGGCACTTGGTATGTTGGTCGATCATTTCAGCGCCGTAGATCAGGACGGAATGTTCGCCGGACTGGACACATCGAAATGGGATCCCGACGTCGTAAGCGCCTATATGGATGCCGGGCTGATGGGTGAAAACTGGGCGGCGGGTCCGTCCGAAGGTCTTTGGCTGCTTTACGGTCCGGCGCTTGACGATAATCCCCCGACGTCTTGGGCGGACTTCTTCGATCTGGAAAAATACCCCGGCAATCGCGCGATGTCTGCCGGCGGCGCAGGGATATTGGCCAATCTTCAGTACGCATTGATCGCCGATGGCGTGTCGCCGGATGAGCTTTATCCGCTAGACGTGGACCGCGCCCTCGCCAAGTTATCGACGATCCGCGACAACCTCGTGCTGTGGGAGGCGTCGCCGAAGGGGATCGAGGCGCTCGTCGCGGGTGATGTGGTCATGGATTGGGCTTTCGGCCCTTCTGTTTTCCGCGCCTTAGATGCAGACCAACCCGTTCGTCTGGCAATAGAAGGGCTTCAAACGGCGGTTGACCGGACGCGCGATGCCGTGCTGGCCAACGGGGCCAATCAGGAAAACGCGCAAATTTTCCTGACCTGGTGGAAGCAGCCCGAGATTCAGGCAGCCTATGCCGAGGCGACCAAAGGTGGCTTGATAGTGCCAATCGACGCGGTCATCGAAAAGGTCGATCCTGCGCTTCAGGACAGTCTGCCATTCTCGTCCCAATATGGCGACGACGCATTCTTCTTCCTCGATGATCCTTGGTATAACGAAATAGACCCGGATACCGGAAAGACCAACCTGGACGGCGTGATCGCCGCATTCACTGCCTGGCGGATCGGCCTTTAA
- a CDS encoding transposase, with product MLTDQLWQRVEPHLPGKGSDSEVAAKDSRLSLEAIFWRAPTGYPWHDLPPGFSAITVLLTSLPI from the coding sequence GTGCTGACGGATCAGCTTTGGCAGCGGGTTGAGCCGCATCTGCCGGGGAAGGGCAGCGATTCCGAGGTGGCAGCCAAGGATAGCCGCTTGTCTCTGGAAGCGATTTTCTGGCGTGCGCCCACGGGGTATCCATGGCACGATCTGCCGCCCGGCTTCTCAGCGATAACGGTTCTTCTTACGTCGCTGCCAATCTGA
- a CDS encoding ABC transporter ATP-binding protein, whose product MSDGVEIVGLSKNYGAFVALNDVNMSIRNGEFITLLGPSGSGKTTLLQMLAGLTAPSGGDILIGGKSVVALPIEKREIGLVFQSYALFPHMTVAGNVGYPLKMRGVARPEIARRVNEVLELVELTNFAKRRPAELSGGQQQRTAIARALVFEPSVMLLDEPLSALDRRLREHMKFELRRLHDMIGTTTIFVTHDQDEALALSDRIAVLDGGKLQQFGTADEIYRQPKTRFIAEFMGETNIIDATVRRGDTGLIAEDDGGRQIVIGQPDGINEGMKVALGIRAEQISLKRSNLAVDGWTGTIKNKFFLGNSYRYIVDCAPHSIVAQVSAPHADEQIATGDLVALTWDPASLQLLPA is encoded by the coding sequence ATGAGCGATGGTGTTGAAATTGTTGGCCTGAGCAAAAACTATGGTGCCTTTGTCGCGCTGAACGATGTGAATATGTCGATCCGCAATGGCGAGTTCATTACCCTTCTGGGGCCATCAGGAAGCGGCAAGACGACGCTTTTGCAGATGCTCGCGGGACTTACCGCACCAAGCGGCGGCGACATCCTGATCGGGGGCAAAAGCGTCGTGGCGCTTCCAATCGAGAAACGCGAAATCGGGCTGGTTTTTCAAAGCTACGCGCTTTTTCCGCATATGACTGTCGCGGGTAATGTGGGCTATCCGCTGAAGATGCGTGGCGTGGCGCGACCTGAAATTGCTCGTCGCGTCAACGAAGTTCTGGAACTGGTCGAGCTGACGAATTTTGCAAAGCGCCGTCCCGCGGAGCTGTCGGGTGGGCAGCAGCAACGGACAGCGATTGCGCGCGCGCTCGTCTTTGAGCCTTCGGTCATGCTGCTTGATGAACCACTGTCGGCGCTGGATCGCCGTTTGCGCGAGCATATGAAGTTCGAGCTGCGCCGGCTTCATGACATGATCGGCACGACAACGATTTTTGTGACCCATGACCAGGACGAGGCTCTGGCTTTGTCGGATCGCATTGCGGTTCTCGATGGCGGTAAGCTTCAGCAATTCGGCACCGCCGACGAGATCTATCGCCAGCCGAAAACGCGCTTCATCGCCGAATTCATGGGCGAGACGAATATCATCGACGCGACAGTCAGGCGGGGTGATACCGGTCTGATCGCCGAGGATGACGGCGGGCGCCAAATTGTGATCGGGCAACCGGACGGGATCAACGAGGGAATGAAGGTCGCGCTTGGAATCCGTGCGGAGCAAATATCGCTGAAACGCAGTAATCTCGCTGTGGATGGCTGGACGGGGACGATAAAAAACAAGTTTTTCCTTGGAAATTCTTATCGCTATATCGTCGATTGTGCGCCCCATTCCATTGTCGCGCAGGTTTCTGCTCCGCATGCGGACGAACAGATTGCCACAGGCGATCTGGTTGCCCTCACCTGGGATCCGGCGTCTTTGCAATTGCTTCCTGCATGA
- a CDS encoding DUF2270 domain-containing protein — MNQISARDAPRDAFPGNLIFKEFSAAEIGAIAHLYRGEVYRSTIWRSRLDMTTNWTVVLTGVSLTVVFGSVSASPLPLILVGPLVAVFLLLEARRYRYFNVWRARARLLETDFYAPMLRGKQGRMDGRWNVLLAADYDTPRFHISYLRAVGRRLRKNYIWVFLMQALTYSGKIFIHPTPAMSMSDIFEHARIGPVSGQVVIMAGVAFHAFWVALAAVTYLMERRVRRRQQTLITIS, encoded by the coding sequence ATGAATCAAATATCTGCACGGGACGCGCCGCGCGATGCGTTCCCTGGCAACTTAATTTTCAAAGAGTTCAGCGCAGCTGAAATAGGCGCCATTGCGCATCTCTATCGCGGTGAGGTTTACCGCAGCACCATTTGGCGCAGCCGACTTGATATGACGACAAATTGGACAGTTGTTCTGACAGGCGTTTCGCTCACGGTTGTTTTCGGTTCTGTCAGTGCCTCTCCGCTGCCGCTGATTCTTGTCGGGCCGCTTGTCGCTGTATTTCTTCTGCTGGAAGCGCGACGTTATCGCTATTTCAACGTTTGGCGGGCGCGGGCCAGATTGCTTGAGACTGACTTCTATGCGCCCATGCTGCGCGGCAAACAGGGGCGGATGGATGGTCGCTGGAACGTGCTGCTTGCAGCGGATTACGACACCCCACGCTTCCATATCAGCTATCTGCGTGCGGTCGGGCGAAGGTTACGCAAGAATTATATCTGGGTGTTCCTGATGCAGGCGCTGACCTATTCGGGTAAGATTTTCATACATCCGACCCCGGCCATGTCGATGTCCGACATCTTTGAGCATGCACGCATCGGCCCGGTGTCTGGGCAGGTGGTTATAATGGCGGGCGTTGCATTCCATGCATTTTGGGTCGCCCTAGCGGCGGTTACATATCTCATGGAACGCCGGGTCCGCAGGCGGCAGCAGACATTGATTACAATATCCTGA
- a CDS encoding ABC transporter permease subunit, producing MNFRGFLPVVPLVFFVSIVSLLPIIYFLISAFQTPAGEFTLREIQNVFRQPAYLASIWNTIKIALVVDLLILFLAYPVALTIHLSEGWRRTLLLICVLLPFFTSVLVRTYAWSVVLGLEGPVNNALVATGILDEPYLLGHSTIGTMIGLVHILMPPAVLVIYTIMGRIDSDLMVTARSLGAGNLRAFFTVFFPLSLPGVVLGGLLTFVMALGAFVIPQLLGGVGNLMFGQIIVLIATVSLDWNFASAMSLVFLVLLAVPIYALVRGGQFGDVSGEGRGTQPSRIGGLIWRALTPIAAFLAQLVAPVLAWLDRVPTYFSAALRLTIAIAVVIFLIVPEALIVVLSFGDPDYLSWPPQQLSGEGYALFFEQEPWVRALRQSFQFGVVTMIVSVLIGSAAAYGIVRGRFPGKSVIISLALVPLILPEIVPAIAYYIAASAFGVSGTAAAIVAGQGVTATALVLLVMSAVFRSLKVDIEYAARACGAGPVRGFFDVVVPIVWPSLIVASLFSFLNAFDNLLIPLFMGGRYQTLPVYMWLQMREATSPMITVVASIMILVVILFGVLANFAQQIQARRLAQQ from the coding sequence ATGAATTTTCGCGGCTTTCTTCCGGTTGTTCCACTTGTCTTCTTTGTTTCGATCGTTTCGCTCTTACCGATCATCTATTTCCTCATAAGCGCGTTCCAGACGCCTGCCGGAGAGTTTACACTTCGAGAAATCCAGAATGTGTTCCGGCAGCCCGCCTATCTGGCGTCGATCTGGAATACCATCAAGATCGCACTTGTGGTTGATCTTCTCATCCTGTTTCTCGCTTATCCCGTTGCGCTGACGATCCATCTTTCAGAAGGCTGGCGGCGCACCCTTTTGCTGATCTGCGTACTCCTGCCGTTTTTTACCTCGGTGCTGGTGCGCACCTATGCCTGGTCCGTCGTGCTGGGGTTGGAGGGGCCGGTCAATAATGCGCTTGTCGCGACGGGAATTCTGGATGAGCCTTATCTGCTGGGGCACTCGACCATTGGTACGATGATCGGGCTTGTCCATATCCTGATGCCGCCCGCTGTGCTGGTGATCTACACGATCATGGGGCGGATCGATTCCGACCTGATGGTTACCGCAAGAAGCCTCGGCGCTGGTAATCTGCGCGCATTCTTTACCGTCTTCTTCCCGCTTAGCCTTCCGGGTGTCGTTCTTGGCGGGTTGCTTACCTTCGTCATGGCCCTTGGGGCTTTCGTTATCCCTCAACTCCTGGGCGGGGTCGGCAACCTGATGTTCGGTCAAATCATCGTTCTGATCGCAACCGTTTCGCTTGACTGGAATTTCGCGTCGGCCATGTCGCTGGTCTTTCTGGTCCTGCTGGCTGTCCCGATATATGCCCTTGTCCGGGGTGGCCAGTTTGGCGATGTGTCGGGTGAGGGGCGTGGCACTCAGCCATCGCGTATCGGTGGTCTGATCTGGCGCGCGCTCACGCCCATTGCAGCCTTTTTGGCGCAGCTTGTCGCCCCTGTCCTGGCATGGCTCGACCGGGTCCCGACGTATTTCAGCGCTGCCTTGCGGCTCACGATTGCGATTGCAGTCGTAATTTTTCTGATTGTCCCTGAAGCGCTGATCGTCGTCTTGTCTTTTGGCGATCCTGACTATCTGTCCTGGCCTCCCCAACAGCTCAGCGGTGAGGGCTATGCGCTGTTTTTCGAGCAGGAGCCCTGGGTGCGCGCATTGCGTCAGAGTTTCCAGTTCGGCGTCGTCACAATGATCGTTTCCGTGCTTATCGGCTCGGCAGCGGCATACGGGATTGTGCGAGGACGCTTTCCCGGTAAGTCGGTGATCATCTCGCTTGCTTTGGTGCCGTTGATCCTGCCCGAGATCGTGCCGGCCATTGCGTATTACATCGCGGCCTCTGCCTTTGGTGTTTCGGGCACGGCCGCGGCGATTGTTGCGGGGCAGGGCGTAACGGCAACAGCGCTGGTGCTGTTGGTGATGTCGGCCGTCTTCCGGTCGCTGAAGGTTGATATCGAATATGCGGCGCGCGCCTGCGGTGCAGGTCCGGTCCGTGGCTTTTTCGACGTGGTGGTTCCCATCGTCTGGCCCAGCCTTATCGTCGCATCTTTGTTCAGCTTCCTGAATGCCTTCGACAATCTGCTGATCCCGCTGTTCATGGGGGGGCGTTATCAAACTTTGCCAGTGTATATGTGGCTTCAGATGCGCGAGGCGACCAGCCCGATGATCACGGTCGTCGCCTCCATCATGATCCTTGTCGTTATCCTCTTCGGCGTGCTTGCGAATTTCGCACAGCAGATTCAGGCGCGCCGACTGGCGCAGCAGTAA
- a CDS encoding FGGY-family carbohydrate kinase, which produces MSDYVIGIDIGTTSTIGILIELPDRVLAQASRPATLSSPRQGWAEEDPEEWWQNTCQIIPELLDTAGVAASDVRGIGVAGMLPAVILLDEAGVVLRPSIQQSDGRSGAEVAEVAAEVDAAEFLARAGNGINQQLLATKLRWIEKNEPGVFARIATVMGSYDYINFRLTGEKAVEQNWALEAGFVNLSTNELDGDLIAIAHIPCDAIPVKRASHEVMGHVSEAAAQATGLPAGIPVIGGAADHIASGYAAGVTQPGDVLLKFGGAADILVASKTPQPDARMFLDYHLVPGMFMPNGCMASGGSALNWFAAKLAQGEAAAADAAGISLHQHLDKIAGETPAGADGVQIIPYFLGEKTPIHDAQARGVIHGLSLNHDLRHIWRALLEGFAYAFRHHVEVFREMGHPSTRFLASDGGSKSRFWMQICADVLQQPVQLLHGHPGSCLGAAYMAAVGAGLTDNFAGVAKFISQGETIDPDQANAAVYDDGYRRFRSTYDAMVAARERSV; this is translated from the coding sequence ATGTCTGACTATGTAATTGGCATCGATATCGGCACCACCTCGACGATTGGTATTCTGATCGAATTGCCCGACCGTGTTCTGGCGCAGGCAAGCCGCCCAGCCACCCTGTCCTCACCCCGGCAAGGATGGGCAGAGGAAGACCCCGAAGAGTGGTGGCAAAACACCTGCCAGATCATTCCCGAACTGCTGGATACGGCCGGCGTCGCTGCAAGCGATGTCCGGGGCATCGGGGTGGCTGGAATGCTTCCCGCCGTAATCTTGCTGGATGAGGCAGGCGTTGTCCTGAGACCGTCGATCCAGCAAAGCGACGGGCGTTCGGGTGCCGAGGTCGCAGAAGTGGCTGCCGAGGTTGACGCGGCAGAATTTCTGGCCCGCGCGGGCAATGGTATCAATCAGCAGCTTCTGGCGACCAAGCTGCGATGGATCGAAAAGAATGAACCCGGTGTCTTCGCCCGTATCGCCACCGTGATGGGTTCTTACGACTATATCAACTTCCGGCTTACCGGCGAAAAGGCGGTCGAACAGAATTGGGCGCTTGAAGCAGGTTTTGTGAATCTCAGCACAAATGAGCTGGACGGGGATCTGATCGCAATTGCGCACATTCCGTGCGATGCCATTCCCGTCAAGCGCGCCTCGCACGAGGTGATGGGCCATGTCAGCGAAGCGGCGGCGCAGGCTACCGGCCTGCCCGCGGGAATTCCGGTGATCGGCGGTGCGGCCGATCACATCGCCTCGGGCTATGCCGCCGGGGTCACCCAACCCGGGGATGTGCTGCTGAAATTCGGCGGTGCGGCTGATATTCTGGTTGCAAGCAAGACACCCCAGCCCGATGCCCGGATGTTTCTGGACTATCACCTTGTGCCGGGCATGTTCATGCCGAATGGCTGCATGGCCTCGGGCGGCTCTGCGCTGAACTGGTTCGCGGCCAAGCTGGCGCAGGGCGAGGCAGCGGCGGCCGATGCGGCCGGGATCTCGTTGCATCAACATCTGGACAAGATTGCGGGCGAAACGCCTGCGGGCGCGGACGGCGTGCAGATCATCCCTTATTTTCTTGGCGAGAAAACACCGATTCACGATGCACAGGCGCGTGGTGTGATACATGGCCTGTCACTTAACCACGATCTGCGTCACATATGGCGTGCCCTGCTGGAGGGCTTTGCCTATGCCTTCCGCCACCATGTCGAAGTCTTCCGGGAAATGGGACATCCTTCGACCCGGTTCCTTGCCTCGGACGGTGGTTCGAAATCGCGATTCTGGATGCAGATTTGCGCCGATGTGCTGCAACAGCCGGTGCAACTTCTCCACGGTCATCCGGGCTCTTGCCTCGGCGCGGCTTATATGGCCGCGGTCGGTGCCGGGTTGACGGACAATTTCGCAGGCGTGGCAAAGTTCATCAGCCAGGGCGAGACAATCGATCCTGACCAGGCAAATGCTGCCGTTTATGACGATGGCTATCGCCGTTTCCGGTCTACCTATGATGCGATGGTCGCAGCAAGAGAGAGGAGCGTATGA
- a CDS encoding HAD family hydrolase, with product MNIRAIIWDIDGTLVDSEPLHLRALLHVCEHHGADISDLPDDHFVGVNVNDVWTALSNRFPAGLTMADWLDQLNGYYIDHASRLAPIKNAVQAVRQLHAMGIRQGAASNSNRRVVDANLRALGLSDIIELSVSLDDVTRGKPDPQPYLRALDRMGLDVDRTCAVEDSATGVASARRAGMRVIALGDSQLNARYHVQNLAQLPDLVIKLSHECTFSTNS from the coding sequence ATGAACATTCGTGCGATTATCTGGGATATCGATGGCACGCTTGTCGATAGCGAGCCCCTGCACCTGCGCGCGCTTTTGCATGTTTGCGAACACCATGGCGCAGATATCTCTGATTTGCCGGACGACCATTTCGTCGGAGTAAACGTCAACGACGTCTGGACCGCACTGTCCAATCGCTTTCCCGCCGGTCTGACGATGGCCGATTGGCTGGATCAGCTGAACGGCTATTACATTGATCACGCGTCGCGACTTGCGCCCATCAAGAATGCTGTCCAGGCTGTTCGGCAACTGCATGCTATGGGCATTCGGCAGGGTGCTGCGTCAAATTCGAACCGCCGCGTGGTCGATGCCAATCTGCGCGCCCTGGGCCTGTCCGACATTATTGAGCTTTCGGTCAGCCTTGACGATGTAACGCGCGGAAAGCCCGATCCTCAGCCCTATCTTCGCGCCCTTGATCGCATGGGGTTGGATGTGGATCGAACCTGCGCAGTCGAGGATAGTGCTACAGGCGTCGCAAGTGCGCGGCGGGCAGGTATGCGGGTGATAGCCTTGGGCGACAGCCAGCTAAACGCGCGGTATCACGTTCAGAACCTCGCTCAACTTCCGGATTTAGTAATCAAACTGTCTCATGAATGCACATTTTCCACGAATTCTTGA
- a CDS encoding DeoR/GlpR family DNA-binding transcription regulator produces MNSSVGRKLPATLRRKEILSALERDGHVTIVDIAEKLRVSDMTVRRDLEMLAEEDLLVRTHGGAHLPEIFQERPLDRNEPSAATRASINRAEKQLIAARALRLIEPQTTVALDIGTTMQELAAVLDDSSVRVVSTSLRVQQKLAERQMTVFVPCGRLGGPEPSISGAQTISYLQNFHFDAVFLGVAGITLDGTFDYSIEDAEIKKALIQRSPKRILLADSSKFGAVSAVRVTGFEVIDMLVTDADPPGPLKTRLEAAGTQIVIASA; encoded by the coding sequence ATGAATTCTAGTGTTGGAAGAAAATTACCGGCCACCCTCAGGCGCAAAGAGATATTGTCCGCGCTTGAGCGTGATGGCCATGTAACCATCGTCGATATTGCAGAAAAGCTGCGGGTTTCAGATATGACCGTGCGCCGCGATCTGGAAATGCTGGCGGAAGAAGACCTGCTGGTGCGAACCCATGGCGGCGCGCATCTGCCAGAGATTTTTCAGGAGCGGCCCCTTGACCGGAACGAACCAAGCGCCGCCACCCGCGCAAGCATAAACCGTGCTGAGAAGCAGCTGATCGCGGCCAGGGCCTTGCGCCTGATCGAGCCGCAGACCACCGTCGCGCTGGACATTGGCACGACTATGCAAGAACTGGCGGCCGTGCTGGACGATTCTTCCGTCAGGGTCGTCTCAACTTCGTTGCGGGTTCAGCAGAAACTGGCCGAACGTCAGATGACGGTTTTTGTCCCCTGTGGAAGGCTTGGCGGTCCAGAGCCTTCGATCAGTGGCGCGCAGACGATCTCTTACTTGCAGAATTTCCATTTCGATGCCGTATTTCTGGGGGTTGCCGGCATCACTCTTGATGGGACCTTCGACTACTCGATCGAAGATGCCGAAATCAAGAAGGCACTGATCCAGCGTTCGCCGAAAAGGATCTTGCTGGCAGACAGTTCGAAATTCGGCGCGGTTTCTGCCGTGCGCGTCACAGGTTTCGAGGTGATCGACATGCTGGTCACAGATGCAGACCCGCCCGGCCCGCTGAAGACCCGGCTAGAGGCCGCGGGGACGCAAATCGTGATCGCGTCGGCCTGA